In Camelina sativa cultivar DH55 chromosome 16, Cs, whole genome shotgun sequence, a single window of DNA contains:
- the LOC104751289 gene encoding receptor-like protein 12 — protein MEGKMFWGKYLIWVMLLLGQICGSKSCIEKERNALFELKKYIISITEEGESNDFLTTWTNDTKSDCCMWKGLKCHHNSGRVIQLSISPLHLKERSLLNLSLLHPFEEVRSLDLSYSRCGGLFDDVEGYRSLRRLRNLEILDLSFNYFNNSIFPFLSAATSLTTLSLRNNEMDGSFPVEELRDLTNLELLNLGGNKFNGSIPIEEFTGLRKLKALGLSGNEFSGSIEFQGVCQLKHIEELDFSKNKLVGQFPICITSLTGLRVLDLSSNNLTGKLPSALGGLESLEYLSLFDNNFESVFSLGSLTNLSKLKVLKLGSTSNSGKVEREKYWKPKFQLSVISDSSWKPEFQLSVISLEACNLDNIPHFLLHQKDLRYVDLSDNNIYGKFPYWLLENNTKLEVLLLRNNSFRSFQLPESDHKHLLCLDVSVNEFDNLFPQNIGWILPHLKYMNLGNNGFQGNLPSSLGNMKKIEFLDISHNSFYGKLPKSFLKGCYSFRMLKMSNNKLSGENILESANFTLLFSLSMDNNLFTGKIGDGLRNSRSLSMLDMSNNSLSGVIPSWIGELPDLYALLLSHNTLEGEIPLSLFKYKSSGFDFQLVDLSQNHLSGGIPSLVNSRYPSVLLLQGNNLSGLIPDVVLVNVTVLDLRNNRLSGNIPEFINPYNISILLLRGNNLTGRIPHQLCGLGNIQLLDLSNNRLNGSVPSCLSNKSFGFGKEAKLDNSYYDSGVVSIIYFNIVFRSLIVEDQFIEYCDVDTKTKIEFVTKHRYDAYWGGNLKLLFGMDLSENELNGEIPVELGGLLTLQGLNLSHNNLSGVIPKSFAGLKNVESLDLSFNRLQGPIPPQLTDLSSLAVFNVSFNNLSGVIPEGRQFNTFDTQSYLGNPLLCGQANKISCNDITFQELDNGLEADESTTIDMESFY, from the exons ATGGAAGGGAAGATGTTTTGGGGAAAGTACTTGATATGGGTGATGTTACTGTTGGGGCAGATATGCGGATCCAAAAGCTGCATTGAGAAAGAAAGGAATGCTTTGTTCGAGCTCAAGAAATACATAATCTCGATTACTGAAGAAGGGGAATCCAACGATTTTCTCACTACTTGGACTAATGACACGAAGAGCGATTGCTGTATGTGGAAAGGCCTTAAGTGTCATCATAATAGCGGGCGGGTTATCCAGCTTTCCATCAGCCCACTGCACCTCAAAGAGCGTTCTCTCCTAAACCTTTCTTTGCTGCATCCCTTTGAAGAAGTTCGAAGTCTGGATTTATCCTATTCGAGGTGCGGTGGCTTGTTTGATGATGTGGAAG GTTATAGAAGCCTAAGAAGATTAAGAAACCTGGAGATTCTGGatctttcttttaattatttcaacAACAGCATCTTTCCTTTCCTTAGTGCCGCTACATCACTCACAACTCTGTCTCTTAGGAATAATGAAATGGATGGCTCTTTTCCTGTTGAAG AACTTAGAGATTTGACAAACTTGGAACTGCTAAACCTAGGTGGAAACAAATTTAACGGCTCCATACCAATAGAGG AGTTCACTGGCTTGAGGAAGCTGAAAGCTCTGGGTCTAAGTGGCAATGAATTTTCTGGCTCAATTGAATTTCAAG GGGTGTGCCAATTGAAGCATATAGAAGAGCTCGATTTCAGTAAAAACAAACTTGTAGGTCAGTTTCCTATATGCATAACTAGCTTGACTGGACTTCGAGTTCTTGATCTCTCATCTAACAATTTGACTGGGAAGCTACCATCTGCTCTTGGTGGCCTTGAATCCCTTGAGTACTTATCTTTGTTTGATAACAACTTCGAAAGCGTCTTCTCACTTGGTTCGCTCACCAACCTCTCAAAGCTTAAGGTCTTAAAACTTGGCTCAACTTCCAATTCGGGTAAAGTAGAGCGGGAAAAATATTGGAAGCCAAAATTTCAGTTGAGTGTTATTTCCGATAGTTCTTGGAAGCCAGAATTTCAGTTGAGTGTTATTTCACTAGAAGCTTGCAATTTGGATAACATTCCTCATTTTCTCCTACACCAGAAGGATTTGCGTTATGTTGATCTCTCTGACAATAACATTTATGGAAAATTTCCTTATTGGTTGTTAGAGAACAACACAAAACTAGAGGTTTTGCTTTTACGAAATAATTCTTTTAGGAGCTTTCAGTTACCGGAGTCTGATCATAAGCATCTGCTTTGCCTAGATGTGTCCGTTAATGAATTTGATAATCTCTTTCCTCAAAACATTGGGTGGATACTTcctcatttaaaatatatgaatcttGGCAATAATGGTTTTCAAGGAAATCTGCCATCCTCTTTGGGTAACATGAAAAAGATTGAATTTCTGGATATATCTCACAACAGTTTTTACGGGAAGCTACCGAAAAGTTTCCTAAAGGGTTGTTATTCGTTTCGTATGTTGAAGATGTCAAATAACAAACTAAGTGGAGAGAACATCCTAGAATCAGCCAACTTTACTCTTCTTTTCTCGTTGTCTATGGATAACAATCTGTTTACAGGAAAGATTGGAGACGGTTTGCGGAACTCGAGATCTTTATCTATGCTTGACATGTCGAACAACAGTTTATCTGGGGTTATTCCAAGCTGGATTGGCGAACTTCCAGATTTATATGCACTGCTGCTTTCACACAACACACTCGAAGGTGAAATACCTCTTTCGTTGTTCAAGTATAAATCATCTGGTTTTGATTTTCAACTCGTGGACCTCTCTCAAAACCATTTATCTGGGGGCATACCTTCACTTGTCAATTCTAGATATCCGAGTGTGTTACTCCTGCAAGGCAATAATTTATCAGGGCTAATACCTGACGTAGTGCTAGTGAATGTCACTGTGCTTGATTTGAGAAATAATAGACTGTCTGGAAATATTCCCGAGTTCATCAACCCTTACAACATTAGTATTCTTCTTCTACGGGGAAATAATTTAACAGGTCGTATACCTCACCAGTTGTGTGGCCTAGGCAACATCCAACTTTTGGATCTTTCCAATAATAGACTGAATGGATCCGTACCTTCATGCCTTAGCAACAAATCATTTGGTTTTGGGAAAGAGGCTAAATTGGACAATTCGTATTATGATTCCGGCGTTGTTTCCATTATATACTTCAATATAGTTTTCAGATCTCTGATCGTGGAAGATCAGTTTATAGAGTATTGTGACGTCGACACCAAGACGAAAATTGAATTTGTAACAAAACACCGATATGATGCCTATTGGGGTGGAAATCTCAAATTATTGTTTGGAATGGATCTCTCAGAAAATGAGCTGAATGGTGAGATCCCAGTAGAGCTTGGAGGTCTTTTGACACTACAAGGTCTCAATCTTTCTCACAACAACTTATCAGGTGTGATACCGAAAAGCTTTGCAGGCCTGAAGAACGTGGAAAGCCTTGATCTCTCTTTCAACAGATTACAAGGTCCCATCCCACCACAACTCACAGATCTGAGCAGCCTTGCTGTCTTCAATGTCTCATTCAACAACTTATCAGGAGTTATTCCAGAGGGAAGACAGTTTAATACCTTTGATACGCAAAGCTACTTAGGTAATCCTTTACTTTGTGGgcaagcaaacaaaataagTTGCAATGATATTACTTTTCAAGAACTAGATAATGGATTGGAAGCTGATGAATCCACCACAATCGACATGGAATCTTTCTACTAG
- the LOC104753836 gene encoding probable LRR receptor-like serine/threonine-protein kinase At1g74360, producing MAAVVVAGDSLDSDREALLSLRSYLESRNPQNRGVYTEWKREKQDVCNWPGIICTPPPGSRVTGVNLSDSTISGALFGNFSALTQLTYLDLSRNTIEGSIPDDLSRCHNLKHLNLSHNILEGKLSLPGLSNLEVLDLSVNRIAGDIQSSFPLFCNSLVVANLSTNNFTGRIEDIFDGCRNIKYVDLSSNGFSGQVWAGFGRTVQFSVADNFLSGNISASMFRGNCILQVLDLSGNIFGGEFPGQVSKCQNLSVLNLWGNKFIGNIPAEIGFISSLRGLYLGNNTFSRDIPETLLNLTNLIFLDLSRNKFGGDIQEIFGRFTQVKYMVLHANSYVGGIRSSNILKLPNLLRLDLGYNNFSGELPAEISQIQSLKFLIFAYNNFSGNIPQEYGNMPGLQALDLSFNKLTGSIPASFGNLTSLLWLMLANNSLSGEIPREIGNCRSLLWFNVANNQLSGRFHPELTKMGSNPLPTFEVNKQDNDKIIAGSGECLAMRRWIPAEFPPFNFVYAILTKKSCRSLWDHVLKGYKCLFPVCSDSSTVRTLEFSAYLQLSGNKLSGEIPASISQMDKLSLLHLGLNEFEGNLPPEIGRLPLAFLSLTRNIFSGQIPQEIGNLKCLQNLDLSYNNFSGNFPMSLNDLNELSKFNISYNPFISGSIPRTGQLSTFDKESFLGNPLLEFPSFFNQSGNNTLSSREPDNGREKEDEDDEASIDIVVFYWSTYSFYMTALIGNLGLLYFDCPWSRAWLRLVDAFIASKK from the coding sequence ATGGCAGCCGTAGTAGTGGCTGGTGATTCTCTGGACAGTGATAGAGAAGCCTTGTTAAGCCTAAGATCGTATCTAGAATCACGGAACCCACAGAACAGAGGAGTCTATACAGAATGGAAAAGGGAGAAGCAAGATGTGTGTAACTGGCCTGGGATCATATGTACACCTCCTCCGGGAAGTAGAGTTACAGGGGTCAATTTAAGTGACTCCACCATTTCAGGTGCTTTGTTCGGGAACTTCTCTGCCTTAACGCAGCTCACGTATCTCGATTTATCTAGGAACACAATCGAAGGGTCGATTCCAGATGACCTGAGCCGTTGTCACAACCTAAAGCATCTTAATCTTTCTCATAATATCCTTGAAGGAAAGCTTAGCTTACCTGGTTTGTCAAATCTTGAGGTTCTTGATCTGTCGGTGAATAGGATTGCGGGTGATATCCAGTCTAGCTTCCCATTGTTCTGCAACAGCTTGGTTGTTGCAAATCTGTCGACAAACAACTTTACTGGCAGAATCGAGGATATCTTCGACGGGTGTAGGAATATCAAGTATGTTGACCTCAGTTCCAATGGATTCAGTGGCCAAGTGTGGGCTGGGTTTGGGAGGACGGTCCAGTTTTCAGTTGCTGATAACTTTCTCTCCGGGAATATCTCAGCTTCCATGTTCAGGGGGAACTGTATTTTGCAAGTGTTGGATTTATCTGGCAACATTTTTGGTGGGGAGTTTCCAGGCCAAGTTTCCAAGTGCCAGAATCTAAGTGTATTGAATCTGTGGGGAAACAAGTTCATAGGGAACATTCCAGCTGAGATAGGTTTCATATCCTCTCTCAGAGGTTTGTACTTGGGGAATAATACATTCTCTCGAGACATTCCGGAAACTCTCCTAAACTTGACCAACTTGATATTTCTGGATTTGAGCAGAAACAAGTTTGGAGGAGACATTCAAGAAATATTTGGGAGATTCACTCAAGTTAAGTATATGGTCCTGCATGCCAACTCATATGTTGGAGGCATTCGTTCTTCCAACATCCTCAAGTTGCCTAATCTTTTAAGGCTAGATTTGGGCTACAACAACTTCTCGGGAGAGTTACCTGCTGAAATTTCCCAAATCCAAAGTTTGAAGTTCTTGATCTTTGCTTATAATAACTTCAGTGGCAACATACCACAGGAGTATGGGAACATGCCGGGGCTTCAAGCACTCGATCTCTCCTTTAACAAGCTGACCGGTTCAATACCAGCTTCATTTGGAAATTTGACCTCTCTTTTGTGGCTAATGCTTGCAAATAACTCTCTATCAGGAGAAATCCCTCGAGAGATTGGCAACTGCAGGAGCCTTTTGTGGTTTAACGTGGCAAACAACCAGCTCTCTGGTAGATTCCATCCTGAATTGACTAAAATGGGTAGTAATCCTCTTCCAACGTTTGAAGTGAATAAGCAAGACAACGACAAGATAATCGCTGGCTCCGGTGAATGCTTGGCGATGAGAAGATGGATTCCAGCAGAGTTCCCTCCATTCAACTTTGTATACGCAATTCTTACCAAAAAGAGTTGCAGAAGCCTATGGGACCATGTTCTTAAAGGGTACAAATGTCTCTTTCCTGTCTGTTCTGATAGTTCCACAGTACGCACACTTGAATTTTCAGCCTATCTTCAGCTCAGTGGAAATAAGCTTTCGGGTGAGATTCCTGCAAGTATCTCtcagatggacaagctgagctTGCTACATTTGGGTCTCAACGAGTTTGAGGGCAACCTGCCTCCAGAGATAGGACGGTTGCCTCTTGCATTCCTCAGCCTCACTCGGAACATTTTCTCAGGTCAGATTCCTCAAGAAATCGGAAATCTTAAGTGCCTGCAGAATCTTGATCTATCTTATAACAATTTCTCTGGAAATTTTCCAATGAGTTTGAATGACTTGAATGAGCTGAGCAAGTTTAACATCTCATATAACCCTTTCATTTCTGGTTCGATACCAAGAACGGGACAATTGTCAACTTTTGACAAAGAATCCTTTCTTGGAAATCCGCTGCTGGAGTTTCCTAGTTTCTTCAACCAATCAGGGAACAACACTTTGAGCTCAAGGGAACCAGATaatggaagagagaaagaagacgaagacgacgaagcTTCTATTGACATTGTGGTTTTCTATTGGAGTACTTATTCATTTTATATGACTGCACTCATTGGCAATCTTGGACTTTTGTACTTCGATTGTCCTTGGAGTCGAGCATGGCTCCGCCTTGTCGATGCTTTCATCGCCTcaaaaaaatag
- the LOC104751291 gene encoding glycerophosphodiester phosphodiesterase GDPD5-like produces MILAKCLPLIWLSLLTLCAGRPFYPLPGKEPHTVKLPLQTSRPYNIAHRGSNGEIPEETAASYLRAIEEGTDFIETDILSSKDGVLICFHDVILEETTNVATHKECADRKKTYEVQGFNVTGFFPFDFTLKELKTLRTKQRYAFRDQQYNGKYPIITFEEFIAIARDAPRVVGIYPEIKNPVLMNQHVKWPGGKRFEDKVVDTLKKYGYGGSYLSKKWLEKPLFIQSFAPSSLVYISNLTDSPKVLLIDDVTMPTQDTNQTYAEITSDAYFNYIKQYVVGIGPWKDTVVPVNNNYMLAPTDLVKRAHAHNLQVHPYTYRNEHEFLHLNFSQDPYKEYDYWINVIGVDGLFTDFTGSLHNFQEWTSPLPDTSKSPRQLLSQIASLVLPYAKA; encoded by the exons ATGATTCTTGCAA AATGCTTACCCTTGATCTGGCTATCTCTACTTACTCTGTGTGCCGGGAGGCCATTCTACCCACTCCCTGGTAAAGAACCTCACACTGTTAAGCTTCCACTTCAGACTTCACGTCCTTATAACATCGCACACAGAGGTTCCAACGGAGAGATCCCTGAAGAAACTGCAGCTTCTTACTTG AGGGCAATTGAAGAGGGTACAGACTTCATAGAAACAGATATCTTATCATCCAAAGATGGTGTCCTTATATGTTTCCATGATGTTATCCTTGAGGAAACAACCAATGTTGCCACCCACAAGGAGTGTGCTGATCGTAAAAAGACATATGAGGTGCAAGGATTCAATGTCACTGGCTTTTTCCCTT TTGATTTTACTCTCAAAGAACTGAAGACACTACGTACAAAACAGAGATATGCTTTTCGAGACCAGCAATATAACG GAAAGTACCCTATCATTACATTTGAAGAATTCATTGCCATTGCTCGGGATGCTCCAAGAGTTGTTGGGATTTATCCTGAGATCAAAAATCCTGTTTTAATGAACCAGCAT GTCAAATGGCCTGGTGGTAAGAGATTTGAGGATAAAGTTGTGGACACGCTTAAGAAGTATGGGTATGGAGGCTCATATCTGTCCAAGAAGTGGTTGGAAAAACCATTATTTATTCAGTCATTTGCACCAAGTTCACTCGTGTACATATCAAATTTGACAGACTCGCCTAAAGTCCTTCTAATAGACGACGTTACCATGCCAACGCAAGACACTAACCAG ACATACGCAGAAATCACATCAGATGCGTATTTTAACTACATCAAGCAATATGTTGTGGGGATCGGACCATGGAAGGATACAGTTGTTCCAGTAAATAACAACTATATGCTAGCCCCAACAGATTTGGTCAAAAGAGCTCATGCACATAATCTACAG GTGCATCCATATACGTACAGGAATGAACACGAATTCTTACACTTAAACTTTAGCCAAGACCCATATAAGGAGTACGACTACTGGATTAATGTGATTGGAGTTGATGGGCTCTTCACTGATTTCACAGGCAGCCTCCATAACTTTCAAGAATGGACATCTCCATTACCTGATACCTCCAAGTCCCCACGACAGCTTCTGAGTCAAATTGCCTCTTTGGTCCTCCCTTATGCAAAGGCTTGA
- the LOC104753837 gene encoding homeobox protein 10-like gives MESQEQSFFNPTNQNVASKPETEDPISRLSSSSSSSCSSIEAEPRPDQNLNNNNNVDQSPPIQVMERSTNNTTTTTTTTSSPTTPPYRIPSHVFARTTSTAPVEWITMSNESLFSIHMGNNSFTGGDYFKSGELTFPQPPSPISPPLTSPSPPPPQNTNQGGAGRGGGGGVVAEAKTPMDIGKKAAETDKAYRASKEDEQKAAASIREVIMANEAANNNNNNNNNNKTNKLDRSVSRRSEDFSLKSFAFPVLGNADKGGLQGSTPQNKQRKPSLPETPKISNDAAGGDEGFKKEEVPKSVASKAEADRATNHKPKWLSCFPCCTTFCV, from the exons ATGGAATCTCaagaacaaagtttttttaaccCCACGAACCAAAACGTAGCATCTAAACCAGAGACAGAAGATCCAATCTCAcgactatcttcttcttcatcctcgtcttGTTCTTCTATAGAAGCCGAACCAAGACCTGATCAGaatctaaacaacaacaacaacgtagATCAATCTCCTCCGATACAAGTCATGGAGAGATctacaaacaacacaacaacgaCAACGACAACGACCTCGAGCCCTACTACACCTCCTTACAGGATCCCTTCACATGTATTCGCAAGAACAACCTCTACAGCTCCAGTTGAATGGATCACAATGTCCAATGAATCTCTCTTCAGCATCCATATGGGCAACAATAGCTTCACCGGAGGAGATTATTTCAAATCGGGAGAGCTCACGTTTCCTCAGCCTCCTTCACCAATTAGTCCTCCTTTGACTTCCCCTTCACCACCCCCTCCCCAAAACACAAACCAAGGAGGAGctgggagaggaggaggaggaggagtggtGGCTGAGGCCAAAACTCCGATGGATATAGGCAAAAAAGCAGCTGAAACAGACAAAGCTTACCGCGCAAGTAAAGAAGACGAACAAAAAGCTGCAGCTAGTATAAGAGAGGTTATCATGGCTAATGAAGCtgctaacaacaacaacaacaacaacaacaacaacaaaacgaATAAACTGGATCGTTCTGTTTCTCGTCGCTCTGAAGATTTCAGCCTCAAGTCTTTCGCTTTTCCAGT ATTGGGGAATGCAGACAAGGGAGGGCTGCAAGGTTCCACGCCTCAAAATAAGCAGAGGAAGCCTTCGCTGCCAGAGACACCAAAGATTTCAAATGATGCGGCTGGTGGAGATGAAGGATTTAAGAAAGAGGAAGTTCCTAAATCAGTAGCTTCCAAAGCAGAAGCAGATCGTGCCACTAATCACAAACCCAAATGGCTGTCTTGCTTCCCTTGCTGCACAACCTTCTGCGTCTAA
- the LOC104751292 gene encoding glycine-rich RNA-binding protein 5, mitochondrial: protein MAFLSKVGRIFSQTSSHVTASSSMLQTIRCMSSSKVFVGGISYSTDEFGLREAFSKYGEVVDAKIIVDRETGRSRGFAFVTFTSSEEASNAMQLDGQDLHGRRIRVNYATERGSGFGGRGFGGPGGGYGAPDGGYGGNAGGYGGGSGYGGGAGGYGGNPSYGRNDGGYGGNSPYGGNAVGGGYGSNFGSGGGYGVAGGVGGSDNFTQGSSTNAGFDEKFGSNQPLGNDTDHQLESGFGGDEQFGGSDNQFGDAENGKTENGPDGFDHTDDGDVAKRA, encoded by the exons ATGGCTTTCTTAAGTAAAGTTGGAAGGATATTTAGTCAGACCAGCTCTCATGTCACTGCCTCTAGCTCAATGCTACAGACCATCCGTTGCATGTCTTCGTCGAAAGTCTTTGTTGGAG GTATCTCCTACAGCACTGATGAGTTTGGCTTACGAGAAGCTTTTAGCAAATATGGAGAAGTTGTTGATG CGAAAATTATTGTGGACCGTGAAACTGGCAGATCAAGGGGCTTTGCTTTCGTAACATTTACGTCAAGCGAGGAGGCTAGTAATGCCATGCAATTGGATGGACAG GACCTTCATGGTCGGAGAATTAGGGTGAATTACGCAACTGAAAGAGGAAGTGGCTTTGGAGGAAGGGGATTTGGTGGTCCTGGTGGTGGATATGGTGCTCCAGATGGTGGTTACGGAGGCAATGCCGGTGGTTACGGGGGAGGTTCTGGTTATGGAGGTGGTGCTGGTGGCTACGGAGGGAACCCTTCTTATGGTAGAAACGATGGTGGTTATGGAGGTAACTCTCCATATGGTGGCAATGCCGTTGGTGGTGGTTATGGAAGCAATTTTGGCAGTGGGGGTGGATATGGTGTTGCAGGTGGTGTTGGTGGAAGTGACAACTTTACCCAAGGCAGCTCCACTAATGCAGGCTTTGATGAAAAGTTTGGCAGCAACCAACCATTAGGCAACGATACGGATCATCAGCTTGAAAGCGGTTTTGGGGGAGATGAACAATTTGGTGGCAGTGACAATCAATTTGGTGATGCAGAGAACGGTAAAACAGAGAATGGTCCAGATGGGTTTGATCATACTGACGATGGTGATGTTGCTAAGAGAGCCTAG
- the LOC104751293 gene encoding mitochondrial substrate carrier family protein E-like, whose translation MAKKSSDSSHEQPPLSYRKSVEIKATPDQFFVWREFLWGGLAGAFGEGMMHPVDTLKTRLQSQIIMNATQRQKSIPQMLRTVWVGDGLKGFYRGIAPGVTGSLATGATYFGFIESTKKWIEESHPSLAGHWAHFIAGAVGDTLGSFVYVPCEVIKQRMQIQGTSSSWSSFISRNSVPVKPRGDMYGYYTGMFQAGCSIWKEQGPKGLYAGYWSTLARDVPFAGLMVVFYEALKDLTDQGKKKFPQYGVNSSIEGLVLGGLAGGLSAYLTTPLDVVKTRLQVQGSTIKYKGWLDAVGQIWRKEGPEGFFRGSVPRVMWYIPASALTFMAVEFLRDNFREKGNNNNNVVSNLSIERKTSSTSSVREVGEN comes from the exons ATGGCGAAGAAGAGCTCCGATTCGAGCCATGAGCAACCTCCTTTGAGTTATCGTAAGAGCGTCGAAATCAAAGCCACGCCGGATCAATTTTTCG TTTGGAGAGAGTTCTTATGGGGAGGTTTAGCTGGAGCTTTTGGAGAAGGGATGATGCATCCTGTTGATACTCTCAAAACCAGACTTCAGAGTCAGATTATCATGAATGCAACTCAG AGGCAAAAGAGCATTCCGCAAATGCTCCGGACTGTCTGGGTTGGTGATGGATTGAAAG GCTTTTATAGGGGCATTGCTCCTGGAGTCACTGGATCTCTTGCCACTGGAGCAACCTACTTTGGTTTTATTGAGTCCACAAAGAAATGGATCGAAGAGTCTCATCCCAGCTTAGCAGGGCACTGGGCCCATTTTATAGCAGGAGCTGTTG GTGACACACTTGGTTCGTTCGTATATGTTCCTTGTGAAGTCATAAAGCAGCGGATGCAAATTCAGGGAACGAGTAGCTCCTGGAGCTCTTTTATTTCGAGAAACAGTGTTCCGGTGAAACCAAGAGGTGACATGTATGGTTATTATACTGGTATGTTCCAAGCTGGATGCTCAATATGGAAAGAGCAAGGGCCTAAAGGACTGTATGCTGG ATATTGGTCTACACTAGCGAGGGATGTGCCTTTTGCTGGTCTTATG GTAGTGTTCTATGAAGCATTAAAGGATCTAACAGATCAGGGAAAGAAAAAGTTTCCACAGTATGGAGTCAACAGTTCGATAGAGGGTCTCGTATTGGGAGGATTAGCTGGTG GACTAAGCGCATATCTGACAACTCCACTCGATGTTGTAAAAACAAGACTGCAAGTGCAAGGATCGACGATCAA GTACAAGGGATGGCTGGATGCAGTTGGGCAGATATGGAGGAAGGAAGGTCCAGAGGGTTTTTTCCGGGGAAGTGTCCCAAGGGTCATGTGGTATATTCCAGCCTCAGCACTCACATTCATGGCCGTTGAATTCCTTAGAGATAATTTCAGAGAGAAAGGTAACAACAATAACAATGTCGTCTCAAATTTGAGCATAGAGAGGAAaacatcttctacttcttcagtGCGTGAGGTTGGTGAGAATTAG